A stretch of Methanocalculus natronophilus DNA encodes these proteins:
- a CDS encoding bifunctional fructose-bisphosphatase/inositol-phosphate phosphatase produces the protein MRETPFLAACRSIQLALQREIASVPGTDQGGQIVGMGADQSPTKAIDQIAERCVLSLLEDAGICSMVLSEEAGMVSMPGEQGTIYLDPIDGTFNAVSGIPFYALSLAYGEGGAIQEGFVLDLASSEEFYAVRGGGAYCNGSPIHVSSVSLLEKSAMSLYGKKFDPGRAMQLGSRIRRWRLFGASALELCYVACGRLDGFVDLRNTLRVTDAAAGMLICREAGGMVSGLDGTPVHFPDDVGVGRCMVATNAAIHRKVIEYLR, from the coding sequence ATGAGAGAAACACCCTTCCTTGCTGCCTGCCGTTCCATCCAGCTGGCATTACAGAGAGAGATCGCGTCTGTTCCTGGTACTGATCAGGGTGGGCAGATCGTCGGGATGGGTGCGGATCAATCCCCGACAAAGGCCATAGATCAGATTGCAGAGCGATGCGTCCTCAGTCTGCTTGAGGATGCAGGGATCTGCAGCATGGTGCTGAGTGAAGAGGCTGGCATGGTCTCCATGCCGGGTGAGCAGGGAACAATCTATCTCGATCCAATTGATGGAACCTTCAATGCCGTATCAGGGATTCCGTTTTATGCCCTCTCTCTTGCATATGGTGAGGGCGGCGCTATCCAGGAGGGTTTTGTGCTGGATCTCGCTTCTTCAGAGGAGTTCTATGCGGTTCGTGGCGGTGGTGCATACTGCAATGGCTCCCCGATACATGTATCATCTGTCTCGCTCTTAGAGAAGAGTGCAATGAGCCTGTATGGCAAGAAGTTTGATCCCGGCCGCGCCATGCAGCTGGGCAGCAGGATCCGGCGCTGGCGTCTCTTTGGAGCATCTGCACTCGAGCTCTGCTATGTTGCCTGCGGCAGGCTGGATGGGTTTGTCGATCTCAGAAACACACTCCGCGTAACCGATGCTGCAGCAGGAATGCTCATCTGCAGGGAGGCTGGCGGCATGGTATCGGGACTGGATGGAACACCTGTTCATTTTCCAGATGATGTCGGGGTTGGGAGGTGCATGGTGGCGACAAATGCTGCGATCCACCGGAAAGTGATCGAATACCTGAGGTGA
- a CDS encoding sugar-specific transcriptional regulator TrmB: MAGVLEKRNKILSLMRRITLEDGSFTVSQIAGAVGIPRTTAQDWINRLLEEECIILDSPGKGREPARYVARTALPQTLCKRIFTTCDDDIVEIYHECMSAGCAAFCRHHHGRTGGVLTHVKRDGTLLRERGAIGSVSADVGLSPLPAVGVISIQREDDRIVHTIRSFGGPSYSLTEMMSRARGVLGVSTRRSGTIVEGDVYTKALSLVVVGVDDTDSAGDGATFALAYALLQQLGRTEGVKPIAHQVAMLWPGVANKTAGNSCSLIEFAAEPDHLDAIIDQAISFVSGESASEEWGVAVRVGIRVHPLLRAYGAKVRREEITREEAAALAEETGIRLAGGRGVIGALAAVSLHGCDEETLLNPNIEI, translated from the coding sequence ATGGCCGGGGTGCTTGAGAAGAGGAATAAAATCCTCTCCCTGATGAGGCGTATAACGCTTGAAGACGGTTCGTTTACTGTTTCACAGATAGCTGGTGCTGTTGGTATCCCAAGGACTACTGCCCAGGACTGGATCAACCGTCTTCTCGAGGAGGAATGTATCATCCTCGATTCCCCCGGCAAAGGGAGGGAACCTGCACGGTATGTCGCCCGGACAGCACTGCCGCAGACACTCTGCAAGCGGATCTTTACAACCTGTGATGATGATATCGTCGAGATCTACCATGAATGTATGAGTGCCGGGTGTGCGGCTTTCTGCAGGCATCATCACGGCCGCACCGGCGGTGTGCTGACACATGTCAAAAGGGACGGGACCCTTCTCCGGGAACGTGGAGCGATCGGCTCAGTCTCTGCGGATGTGGGGCTTTCACCGCTCCCGGCAGTTGGTGTCATCTCGATTCAGCGGGAAGATGACAGAATCGTCCATACCATCCGGTCTTTCGGTGGCCCGTCCTATTCGCTCACCGAGATGATGTCACGTGCCCGGGGTGTTCTGGGGGTTTCAACCCGACGGAGCGGGACGATCGTGGAAGGCGATGTCTATACAAAGGCACTCTCGCTTGTTGTCGTCGGGGTTGATGATACCGACTCCGCTGGTGATGGTGCGACATTTGCCCTTGCCTATGCCCTGCTCCAGCAGCTCGGCAGGACTGAGGGGGTGAAGCCGATTGCCCACCAGGTTGCCATGCTCTGGCCGGGGGTTGCCAATAAGACTGCTGGCAACTCATGCAGCCTCATCGAGTTTGCTGCTGAGCCCGATCATCTGGATGCGATCATTGATCAGGCGATCTCGTTTGTCTCAGGTGAGTCTGCCTCAGAAGAATGGGGGGTTGCGGTCAGAGTTGGGATCAGGGTACACCCCTTGCTTCGTGCCTATGGGGCAAAGGTCCGGCGGGAGGAAATTACCCGCGAGGAGGCAGCGGCTCTGGCTGAAGAGACCGGTATCCGTCTTGCCGGGGGGAGGGGGGTTATCGGGGCTCTTGCTGCTGTCTCGCTCCATGGATGCGATGAGGAGACGCTGCTCAACCCAAATATTGAAATCTGA
- the speB gene encoding agmatinase produces MQSFATPLFADAEASYTEARYVIFGVPYDGTTSYKPGTRAAPNAIRAVSYNFEPYMPEYDLDLTDVPFCDLGDMYTETDPESVTNQVEDTVSMILADGKVPVMLGGEHSITIGAVRAVRPRWYLVCDAHLDFQDEYRGSRYNHDCVSARVEEMGVENIIIIGARSGSKEEFAHAARHTVYTADMVRERGIDAILREVKEMIRSDPLYLSIDADAVDSCLTPGLGTPDPFGITHWDLRSVIRALAPLAVAFDYVEVLPCDSEQTAGVAARMIREFIGCREASGTGSE; encoded by the coding sequence ATGCAATCTTTTGCAACCCCACTTTTTGCCGATGCTGAAGCCTCCTATACCGAGGCACGGTATGTCATATTCGGCGTGCCCTATGACGGCACAACATCGTATAAGCCAGGCACACGGGCGGCTCCAAACGCCATCCGGGCCGTCTCCTACAATTTCGAACCCTATATGCCGGAGTATGATCTCGACCTCACAGACGTTCCCTTCTGCGATCTCGGTGATATGTATACGGAAACTGACCCCGAATCGGTCACAAACCAGGTCGAAGATACGGTCTCAATGATCCTCGCAGACGGAAAAGTGCCGGTGATGCTTGGTGGAGAGCATTCGATCACGATCGGTGCTGTGCGCGCTGTGCGGCCCCGCTGGTATCTGGTCTGTGATGCTCATCTCGATTTCCAGGACGAATACCGGGGCAGCCGGTATAACCATGACTGTGTCTCTGCACGGGTTGAGGAGATGGGAGTTGAGAATATCATCATCATCGGCGCACGGAGCGGTTCAAAAGAGGAGTTTGCCCATGCAGCCAGGCATACCGTCTATACAGCAGATATGGTGAGGGAGAGAGGTATTGATGCGATCCTGCGTGAGGTGAAGGAAATGATCAGATCTGATCCCCTCTACCTCTCAATAGATGCAGATGCAGTCGATTCGTGCCTGACTCCGGGGCTTGGGACGCCTGATCCTTTCGGTATCACCCATTGGGATCTCAGATCCGTCATCCGGGCGCTTGCACCTCTGGCGGTTGCATTTGATTATGTTGAGGTGCTTCCCTGCGATTCAGAACAGACCGCGGGGGTTGCTGCACGGATGATTCGTGAATTTATCGGGTGCAGGGAAGCATCCGGCACTGGCAGCGAATAA
- a CDS encoding DUF47 domain-containing protein: MSIRDWILPKEYIFYDIFEQLADTTAEAGRLLVDLVDDYEDVDRKIREIKKLEHQGDSLAHHAFAELSRSFITPLEPAEISRLTTALDDILDFIDNTARKMQNYGIEETDAYMREFAKIVYFCAAEVAKAVREIRSLKNPKLLEQKCIEINRLENLADDVLSHAIQDLFKSEDAIRIIKLKEIYESLEEATDRCEDAANVLADIAIRYS; the protein is encoded by the coding sequence GTGAGTATACGAGACTGGATTCTTCCAAAAGAATATATCTTCTATGATATCTTCGAGCAGCTCGCAGATACTACTGCGGAGGCTGGACGGCTCCTTGTCGATCTTGTCGATGATTATGAGGATGTCGACAGAAAGATCAGGGAGATTAAAAAACTCGAACATCAGGGAGACTCACTGGCGCATCATGCCTTTGCCGAGCTGAGCCGGAGTTTTATCACCCCCCTTGAGCCTGCAGAGATCTCCCGCCTGACGACTGCACTTGACGACATCCTGGATTTTATTGACAACACTGCCAGGAAGATGCAGAATTACGGCATTGAAGAGACGGATGCATATATGAGGGAATTTGCCAAGATCGTCTACTTCTGTGCTGCAGAGGTCGCAAAAGCGGTCAGGGAGATCCGATCGCTCAAGAATCCAAAGCTGCTTGAACAGAAATGTATCGAGATAAACAGGCTTGAGAACCTTGCAGATGATGTCCTCTCACATGCAATCCAGGATCTCTTCAAAAGCGAGGATGCGATCCGTATCATCAAGCTCAAAGAGATCTATGAGAGCCTTGAAGAGGCGACAGACAGGTGCGAGGATGCGGCAAATGTCCTTGCCGATATTGCAATTCGCTATTCGTGA
- a CDS encoding DUF169 domain-containing protein has translation MEDMQSDPEYAALAGVLKSELSLTGSPVAIRLAGSEKEIPSGMEEAESEMRHCQMVSMARTDGRCFYAPVSKHTCMGGSWALGLRERTPSLASGEFYYALGKYESWAACRRTIDRIPHLPSGGTYATLYAPLESTPFAPHVVLIVAEPRPMLKMAQSLLYRLGGRIHAEMSGIQSVCSDATAMVYLNGDANISLGCDGSRKFSGIADGEMVMGLPAERLGEIADLLPIISGAKGSKK, from the coding sequence ATGGAAGATATGCAATCAGATCCGGAGTATGCAGCACTAGCAGGGGTGCTGAAGAGCGAACTCAGCCTCACAGGCTCTCCTGTGGCAATCAGACTGGCAGGATCAGAGAAAGAGATCCCCTCCGGTATGGAAGAGGCTGAGTCGGAGATGCGGCACTGCCAGATGGTCTCAATGGCACGAACCGATGGCAGATGTTTCTATGCCCCGGTTTCAAAACACACGTGTATGGGGGGGAGCTGGGCACTTGGCCTCCGCGAACGCACCCCGTCTCTTGCTTCAGGGGAGTTCTACTATGCACTTGGGAAGTACGAGAGCTGGGCTGCCTGCCGTCGGACCATCGATCGGATCCCGCATCTGCCTTCAGGCGGGACATATGCAACCCTGTATGCACCACTTGAATCAACACCGTTTGCCCCCCACGTTGTGCTCATTGTGGCAGAACCCCGTCCGATGCTGAAGATGGCCCAGTCGCTCCTCTACCGCCTGGGTGGCCGAATTCATGCGGAGATGTCGGGTATCCAGTCAGTCTGCTCGGATGCGACTGCAATGGTGTACCTGAACGGGGATGCGAATATCTCGCTTGGCTGTGACGGCTCAAGGAAATTCTCCGGGATTGCAGATGGTGAGATGGTGATGGGGCTGCCTGCCGAACGGCTCGGCGAGATTGCAGACCTGCTCCCGATCATCAGCGGTGCGAAGGGTTCAAAGAAATAA
- a CDS encoding NAD(+)/NADH kinase — translation MRFFLFSRIDRAEAVAFAGSLAADLASAGHEVLLEENTAHKLHKDGIGFDDMPGKADIVVAIGGDGTVLRAVSAMKHQVPIIGVNWGEVGFLADLERGHASSFLRSLEPGFPIEKRMRLSFEDETGSIGEALNEALIVTSRPAKMLRFSIVIDDIVAETFRADGVILSTPTGSTAYAMSAGGPIVDPGIDGVLLVPLAPYMLSSRPHIISTERKIEIRLESDKPANLVIDGVEIRRLGLSASIRVRRSEHPAHFITARRTFFEKVEQKLRRL, via the coding sequence ATGCGTTTCTTTCTTTTCTCACGGATAGACCGCGCTGAGGCGGTTGCATTTGCAGGCAGCCTTGCTGCGGATCTTGCCTCTGCAGGCCATGAGGTTCTCTTAGAAGAGAATACTGCCCATAAGCTCCATAAAGATGGCATAGGTTTTGATGATATGCCCGGGAAAGCCGATATCGTGGTTGCTATCGGTGGAGACGGCACCGTGCTGCGGGCGGTCTCGGCAATGAAGCACCAGGTCCCGATCATCGGGGTCAACTGGGGTGAAGTCGGGTTTTTGGCGGATCTCGAACGCGGCCATGCCTCATCGTTTCTCAGATCCCTTGAACCTGGTTTTCCCATCGAGAAGCGGATGCGCCTCTCGTTTGAAGATGAGACCGGCAGCATTGGAGAGGCCCTGAATGAAGCGTTGATCGTCACCTCGCGCCCTGCCAAGATGCTCAGGTTCTCTATTGTCATTGATGATATCGTTGCAGAGACATTCCGGGCAGACGGGGTCATCCTCAGCACGCCGACGGGATCGACTGCCTATGCGATGAGCGCAGGCGGGCCTATTGTTGATCCGGGGATAGACGGGGTCCTGCTTGTGCCACTGGCGCCATACATGCTCTCATCACGGCCGCATATCATCTCAACAGAGAGAAAGATAGAGATCCGCCTTGAGAGTGACAAACCGGCAAACCTTGTGATCGACGGGGTGGAGATCAGGCGGCTTGGTCTCTCTGCCTCAATCCGTGTCAGACGTTCAGAGCACCCGGCACACTTCATCACGGCCAGGCGGACCTTCTTTGAGAAGGTTGAGCAGAAACTCAGGCGTCTCTGA
- a CDS encoding homoserine dehydrogenase, whose protein sequence is MRIAIIGFGAVGQGLARVLAADDHGFSVTAIADSKSAVIAPEGLDPDTVLAFKRETGLCGTAGLAASDILASGAFDILVETSPTNANGGEPATSIIRSALSAGKHVVTSNKGPIACAFQALQETADQSGAHLMYEATVAGAVPIVNALRSGLAGNSVRSLHGILNGTCNYILTRMRDEGLTYSQALQEARDLGYAEADPTYDVQGIDTAIKLVILANTILGMNVDLADVEINGIDLITAESLTLAEDQGATIRLIGEILPEKNQVRVSPRLIPLDHPLVVDGTLNAISVCCDLAGPVTFIGKGAGPIPTASAILADLILIRNCHGRGA, encoded by the coding sequence ATGAGGATTGCCATCATCGGATTTGGGGCAGTTGGCCAGGGACTTGCCCGGGTGCTTGCCGCAGACGATCATGGCTTCAGCGTGACAGCAATTGCTGATTCGAAATCCGCAGTCATCGCGCCAGAAGGACTTGATCCTGACACAGTGCTCGCTTTCAAGAGAGAGACCGGCCTCTGCGGTACAGCCGGCCTTGCTGCATCTGATATCCTTGCTTCAGGTGCCTTTGATATTCTGGTCGAGACGTCGCCGACAAATGCAAATGGCGGAGAACCTGCGACGTCGATCATCAGGTCTGCCCTTAGTGCTGGAAAGCATGTTGTCACCTCCAACAAGGGGCCGATCGCCTGTGCCTTCCAGGCGCTGCAGGAGACTGCCGATCAATCCGGCGCCCATCTCATGTACGAGGCGACGGTTGCCGGTGCTGTTCCGATCGTCAATGCACTCAGGAGCGGGCTTGCAGGGAACTCTGTCCGCTCTCTTCACGGTATTCTCAATGGCACCTGCAACTATATCCTGACACGGATGCGTGACGAGGGCCTGACCTACTCCCAGGCGCTCCAGGAAGCACGCGATCTCGGGTATGCGGAGGCTGATCCGACCTATGATGTCCAGGGGATCGATACCGCGATCAAGCTGGTGATCCTTGCAAACACCATCCTCGGGATGAATGTGGACCTGGCAGATGTGGAGATCAATGGTATCGACCTGATCACCGCCGAGTCGCTGACGCTGGCTGAAGACCAGGGTGCCACGATTCGGCTGATCGGGGAGATCCTGCCTGAGAAGAACCAGGTCAGGGTCTCGCCCCGTCTTATCCCGCTCGATCACCCGCTGGTTGTTGACGGGACACTGAATGCGATATCTGTCTGCTGTGACCTTGCCGGGCCTGTAACCTTCATCGGAAAGGGTGCAGGCCCGATTCCCACTGCAAGTGCAATCCTTGCTGATCTCATACTGATCAGGAACTGCCATGGCCGGGGTGCTTGA
- a CDS encoding translation initiation factor IF-5A, with product MKEQTEVGKLKEGRYVVIEEEPCKIQSISISKPGKHGAAKARIEATGIFDGVKRSFVAPVGAKIYTPIVERKSGQVISIAGNVVSFMDMKDYTNFDLAVEDDQLGKAEPGKELPYIESMGKRKLDI from the coding sequence ATGAAAGAACAGACAGAAGTTGGGAAGCTCAAAGAAGGGCGTTACGTTGTCATTGAAGAAGAACCCTGCAAGATCCAGAGTATTTCTATCTCAAAGCCCGGCAAGCATGGTGCGGCAAAGGCACGTATTGAGGCAACCGGTATCTTTGACGGTGTCAAGCGCTCATTCGTTGCACCTGTCGGCGCGAAGATTTACACACCAATTGTCGAGCGGAAGAGCGGACAGGTGATCAGTATTGCTGGCAATGTCGTATCATTCATGGATATGAAAGATTACACAAATTTCGATCTTGCTGTTGAGGATGATCAGCTCGGAAAAGCTGAGCCAGGGAAAGAGCTCCCATATATCGAATCAATGGGCAAACGGAAGCTTGACATCTAG
- the nth gene encoding endonuclease III — protein sequence MDKQTALLVYSRLSGLYPHTSTQFLESANPFQCLVLTILSAQTTDQTVNRIAPLLFEQYPTAEALADADLFELETVIRPTGFYHAKAKHIQGAARTLLEWFSGRVPDTMDELLMLPGVGRKTANIVLDHAFSKNVGIAVDTHVRRLAQRIGFSDSSNPDRIEEDLMAMFPQEIWGELTYCLIRHGREVCSARKPACPSCAIASLCRYGQSE from the coding sequence ATGGACAAACAGACTGCTCTTCTTGTTTATTCCCGGCTTTCAGGCCTCTATCCTCATACCAGCACGCAGTTTCTCGAGTCAGCGAATCCGTTCCAGTGCCTGGTACTGACGATCCTCTCTGCACAGACAACAGACCAGACTGTGAACAGGATTGCGCCACTGCTCTTTGAACAGTATCCGACAGCAGAGGCGCTTGCAGACGCTGATCTTTTTGAACTGGAAACGGTTATCCGGCCAACCGGGTTCTACCATGCAAAAGCAAAACATATCCAGGGGGCTGCGCGGACCCTGCTTGAATGGTTTTCCGGCCGTGTACCTGATACCATGGACGAGCTCCTGATGCTTCCGGGAGTCGGGCGGAAGACGGCAAATATCGTCCTCGATCATGCGTTCTCAAAAAATGTCGGCATTGCAGTGGATACCCATGTACGCAGGCTTGCACAGCGCATCGGTTTCTCTGACTCCTCAAACCCTGACCGGATAGAAGAGGATTTAATGGCCATGTTTCCGCAGGAGATCTGGGGTGAACTGACGTACTGTCTCATCCGGCATGGGAGGGAGGTCTGTTCGGCACGAAAACCTGCCTGTCCCTCCTGTGCCATTGCATCACTCTGCCGGTATGGGCAGTCAGAATAA
- a CDS encoding inorganic phosphate transporter codes for MELLIIAGIALALLFNFVNGLNDAANVIATVVATRALTPLKAIVLAAFFTLVGPFLFSTAVAKTVGTAIVNPDLLTPSLVVIGLVGAVFWLYFCSHFGIPVSASHSLVGGIMGAGIAAGGIVAVLWPTTAAMTGFVYYGIIGTLVGGFIFGCLALAMGDRNMKYPALGALIGFAFAIPISMLLGLIEIRGIFAVAIFIIISPVLGFIAAYTLSGMIMRFLSRAGPPRKMNNLFKKLQIAAASLHAIGHGANDAQNAMGIITAILLAAGYISVFEVPIWVILASCGAISLGTLLGGWRVIDKMAHDITKIAPFQGFSASTSGGMVLSAMSTLGIPVSTTHAITGAIMGAGSTQGPAAVRWGIVREIVAAWIITVPAAALVSYCFFVLLSLLF; via the coding sequence ATGGAACTGCTGATCATTGCCGGGATTGCACTCGCCCTGCTTTTCAATTTCGTCAACGGGCTAAATGATGCGGCAAACGTCATCGCTACCGTTGTTGCAACCCGGGCATTAACCCCCCTGAAGGCGATTGTCCTTGCTGCTTTTTTCACCCTGGTCGGCCCGTTTCTGTTCAGTACTGCTGTTGCAAAGACAGTCGGAACCGCGATTGTGAATCCCGATCTGCTCACCCCCTCGCTTGTCGTCATCGGTCTTGTGGGAGCAGTGTTCTGGCTCTATTTCTGTTCGCATTTTGGAATACCCGTATCAGCGAGCCACTCTCTGGTTGGTGGGATCATGGGGGCGGGTATTGCTGCAGGAGGTATAGTTGCTGTCTTATGGCCAACAACAGCAGCAATGACCGGTTTTGTCTATTACGGAATAATTGGAACACTTGTTGGAGGGTTCATCTTCGGGTGTCTCGCCCTTGCCATGGGGGATCGCAATATGAAGTATCCTGCTCTCGGAGCGCTGATCGGTTTTGCCTTTGCGATCCCGATCTCGATGCTGCTTGGCCTGATCGAGATACGGGGCATATTTGCTGTTGCGATCTTCATTATCATCTCACCTGTCCTTGGTTTTATTGCCGCATATACCCTCTCAGGGATGATCATGAGGTTCCTGTCTCGTGCGGGACCGCCACGTAAGATGAACAATCTCTTTAAAAAGCTCCAGATAGCCGCTGCCTCACTTCACGCAATCGGTCATGGCGCAAACGATGCCCAGAACGCCATGGGAATCATTACTGCGATCCTTCTTGCCGCAGGATACATCTCTGTCTTTGAAGTACCTATCTGGGTTATTCTGGCTTCATGTGGTGCGATATCCCTCGGAACACTTCTCGGAGGGTGGCGGGTAATAGACAAGATGGCTCATGATATCACGAAGATTGCCCCGTTCCAGGGATTCTCGGCATCCACATCAGGAGGGATGGTACTCTCGGCGATGTCAACACTTGGAATTCCTGTCTCAACAACCCATGCAATCACCGGAGCGATCATGGGGGCAGGCTCAACCCAGGGTCCTGCTGCTGTCAGGTGGGGTATTGTCAGGGAGATCGTGGCTGCCTGGATCATCACGGTACCAGCAGCTGCACTCGTCTCCTACTGCTTCTTTGTTCTGTTATCACTATTATTCTGA
- a CDS encoding FKBP-type peptidyl-prolyl cis-trans isomerase gives MTTVAIGDHVKVHYTGTLEDGEVFDSSLEREPLEFEVGAGQVIAGFDQGIEGMEAGESRRIEVPADQAYGERNEEIVFPVPKDQFPPDISPSVGDRFQVQVGEDQVIEVGVAEINDDSITLDANHPLAGKNLIFEVTLVEIVEA, from the coding sequence ATGACAACAGTAGCAATTGGTGATCATGTTAAGGTCCACTATACCGGTACACTCGAAGACGGCGAGGTTTTTGATTCGTCGCTCGAACGCGAACCGCTTGAGTTCGAAGTCGGTGCCGGCCAGGTGATTGCAGGGTTCGATCAGGGTATCGAAGGTATGGAGGCAGGAGAGTCCCGCCGCATTGAAGTACCTGCAGACCAGGCATATGGCGAGCGCAACGAAGAGATCGTCTTCCCGGTACCAAAGGACCAGTTCCCACCGGATATCTCTCCAAGTGTCGGAGACCGTTTCCAGGTGCAGGTTGGAGAAGACCAGGTGATTGAAGTCGGTGTTGCCGAGATCAATGATGACTCGATCACACTTGATGCAAATCACCCGCTCGCCGGAAAGAACCTCATCTTTGAAGTAACGCTTGTTGAGATTGTTGAGGCCTGA
- a CDS encoding creatininase family protein, producing MKKNPHLIQQMTAAEYRDHPFDIVILPLGSLESHGGHLPFGTDALTAAILAEEVAEKIPGAAVLPVVPYGASDQYRNFSFTVSLGFETQTAIIRDILLSVYREGIRNIFILNGHDGNIAPIEIAALKVKAAHPDMNIITLGAWWESLGPLLPDGFFEVWGGLGHGGEGELSIGLALFEELCQPELARGRVPDLPEFGKMIWLSSEITDTGATGDPTKASVEKGMVMKETLVDAIVAMLTRQNETGWKTGYTT from the coding sequence ATGAAAAAGAACCCCCACCTGATCCAGCAGATGACGGCAGCAGAGTATCGGGATCATCCGTTTGACATCGTGATCCTCCCACTTGGATCCCTCGAAAGCCACGGCGGCCACCTTCCCTTTGGAACAGACGCACTTACTGCCGCAATCCTTGCCGAAGAGGTTGCAGAGAAGATCCCCGGTGCAGCCGTCCTTCCGGTTGTCCCCTATGGGGCATCTGATCAGTACCGCAACTTCTCTTTCACCGTCTCGCTTGGTTTTGAGACCCAGACTGCCATTATCAGGGATATTCTGCTCTCGGTGTATCGTGAGGGCATCAGGAACATCTTCATTCTCAATGGTCATGACGGCAATATCGCACCAATCGAGATTGCCGCACTCAAGGTGAAGGCCGCTCATCCGGATATGAATATCATCACACTCGGTGCATGGTGGGAAAGCCTCGGGCCCCTCCTTCCGGATGGCTTCTTCGAGGTCTGGGGAGGGCTTGGACACGGCGGCGAGGGAGAACTCTCAATTGGCCTTGCACTCTTTGAAGAGCTCTGCCAGCCGGAACTCGCCAGGGGACGGGTCCCGGACCTCCCGGAGTTTGGGAAGATGATCTGGCTCTCTTCAGAGATAACCGATACCGGCGCAACAGGAGATCCGACAAAGGCAAGTGTTGAGAAAGGAATGGTGATGAAAGAAACACTGGTGGATGCAATCGTTGCAATGCTCACCAGGCAGAATGAGACGGGCTGGAAAACCGGGTATACAACCTGA
- a CDS encoding amino acid-binding protein, whose product MKLELKDTPGQLLGALKPISDIGGNIITIIHQRDPTSTANTLTVDVVLELPEKKLDTLIQILRDRGCGVIRIGKERLLQKQTLIMIGHLMHTDLTDTVDQIDQTGYAEVSELHMVMPAINEPSTAKMTIRAVSPEDMQRAVALLHSVSRRKNILVLEPLEGVE is encoded by the coding sequence ATGAAGCTCGAGTTAAAGGATACACCGGGGCAACTGCTTGGGGCATTAAAACCCATCTCGGATATAGGTGGCAATATCATTACTATCATCCACCAGCGCGATCCGACATCAACTGCAAATACCCTGACCGTGGATGTTGTTTTGGAACTCCCTGAGAAGAAACTGGATACACTGATCCAGATCCTCCGGGACCGGGGCTGCGGCGTGATCCGGATCGGCAAGGAGCGGCTCCTCCAGAAACAGACCCTGATCATGATCGGTCATCTGATGCATACGGATCTGACGGACACAGTTGATCAGATTGACCAGACCGGGTATGCAGAGGTCTCTGAACTCCACATGGTGATGCCCGCAATAAACGAGCCTTCAACTGCAAAGATGACGATACGTGCCGTTTCTCCAGAGGATATGCAGCGGGCGGTTGCACTCCTCCATTCGGTCTCCAGACGAAAAAATATCCTTGTGCTCGAACCGCTGGAGGGTGTGGAATGA
- the pyrH gene encoding UMP kinase yields the protein MKKVVISLGGSVLVPTLDSHLLGEWAATLRELAQHYSVFCVCGGGGEARRYISVCRGLGLDDGTADELGIMVTRINAFLLLSALGDAAYPTVPATYREAKEAALHQRVVVMGGVAPGQTTDAVSAVLAEEVSADLLVNATAIDAIYSADPKKDPAAERYSRITPANLIDIIMKERMGAGSNMIVDLLAAKIVERSNIPFIVMDGKNPALVKDAIIAGRFDGTVVSDQQRNVLPL from the coding sequence ATGAAGAAAGTAGTTATCTCGCTTGGAGGGTCGGTCCTTGTCCCCACACTGGATTCCCACCTGCTTGGTGAGTGGGCGGCCACGCTCCGGGAACTTGCGCAGCACTATTCTGTCTTCTGCGTCTGTGGCGGGGGTGGAGAAGCCAGGCGGTATATCTCGGTCTGCCGGGGGCTTGGGCTTGATGATGGAACTGCAGATGAGCTTGGCATCATGGTGACACGGATCAATGCGTTCCTCCTCCTCTCTGCGCTTGGGGATGCAGCATACCCCACGGTTCCGGCAACCTACCGGGAGGCAAAAGAGGCCGCGCTTCATCAAAGGGTTGTGGTGATGGGTGGTGTTGCCCCCGGCCAGACCACCGATGCGGTCTCGGCAGTGCTTGCCGAAGAGGTGTCAGCTGACCTCCTGGTGAATGCAACAGCAATCGATGCGATCTATTCGGCAGATCCAAAGAAAGATCCCGCTGCAGAACGCTATTCCCGGATCACCCCTGCGAACCTGATTGATATCATCATGAAGGAACGGATGGGTGCGGGATCAAATATGATAGTCGATCTGCTGGCAGCAAAGATCGTGGAGAGGAGCAATATTCCGTTTATCGTGATGGATGGCAAAAATCCGGCTCTTGTCAAAGATGCGATCATAGCCGGACGTTTCGACGGAACAGTTGTGTCGGACCAGCAGAGAAACGTTCTCCCGCTCTGA